A section of the Paenibacillus yonginensis genome encodes:
- a CDS encoding MDR family MFS transporter, with product MTALGKTNNKKLILIGLLIGLIFSELDETVVSTAMPTIIRDLHGLSLYGWVAGLYMLAATIFMPVLGKLADIYGRKIVYLSCMGLFITGSIVCGLAPSMTVLLAGRGLQGIGAGGLMPLAMVILGDSYSLEQRAKIQSMVGPMMILPQLLGPTVGGFLAGHVNWHWVFLINIPVGLLAALVLSIGMRESRGDERKPIDWGGAALLTGSLLSFLMAPVLVDNQGLSWSSPWMIGLLVLGALLLALFILVETRTKEPIIPLHLFRIRSVVVLALIVFTLMLGLMGGISTFPFFAQNVMGLTPTASGYLTLAFMAGAIPSSIINGFMITKLPYRNLFIVCFILPIIGIALLTQLGVHTSVLYVVISFFTLGLGIGVLFGSDNLIVQESVPKEHSGVAVSTIGLVQSLGATIGLSVFGSLLARHIKEGVAGYAGDLPAGATENIASGGIPAGTAPDLILKIQEVFVGAFQNLFYIALVFSVIAFIMCWFLGKGVLSKEKEDSETSDADQAIRKTAENTALHRL from the coding sequence GTGACTGCTTTAGGAAAAACAAACAATAAAAAGCTCATCCTAATCGGACTGCTGATCGGTCTGATCTTCTCCGAGCTGGATGAAACGGTGGTATCCACGGCGATGCCGACTATTATCCGCGACCTGCACGGCTTGTCGCTTTACGGCTGGGTGGCCGGCCTTTATATGCTGGCCGCAACGATCTTTATGCCGGTGCTGGGCAAGCTGGCCGATATTTACGGCCGAAAAATCGTCTACCTCAGCTGCATGGGTCTATTTATCACCGGCTCGATTGTCTGCGGTCTAGCGCCTTCCATGACGGTGCTGCTTGCCGGACGGGGACTTCAGGGAATTGGAGCAGGCGGTTTGATGCCGCTGGCCATGGTCATTTTGGGCGACTCCTATTCGCTTGAGCAGCGGGCCAAAATCCAGAGCATGGTCGGTCCCATGATGATTCTCCCGCAGCTTCTCGGTCCTACCGTAGGCGGCTTTCTGGCCGGACACGTCAACTGGCATTGGGTCTTCCTGATCAACATTCCAGTGGGGCTTCTTGCAGCCCTTGTGCTGTCTATCGGGATGCGCGAGTCGCGGGGCGATGAAAGAAAGCCGATCGACTGGGGCGGTGCCGCTCTGTTGACCGGATCGCTGCTTTCCTTCCTGATGGCGCCGGTGCTGGTAGACAACCAGGGCTTGTCCTGGAGCTCCCCCTGGATGATCGGCCTGCTCGTACTCGGCGCTTTACTGCTGGCTCTCTTCATCTTAGTGGAGACCAGAACGAAAGAACCGATCATTCCGCTTCATCTGTTTCGAATCAGAAGCGTCGTGGTGCTCGCTTTAATCGTGTTCACCCTGATGCTGGGCCTGATGGGCGGCATCTCTACCTTCCCGTTTTTTGCACAAAATGTGATGGGCCTGACGCCGACTGCCTCCGGCTACCTGACGCTGGCCTTTATGGCCGGGGCGATCCCGTCCAGCATTATTAACGGGTTTATGATTACCAAGCTCCCTTACCGGAACCTGTTTATCGTCTGCTTTATCCTGCCGATTATCGGGATCGCGCTGTTGACTCAGCTAGGTGTTCATACCTCGGTCCTCTATGTGGTGATCTCGTTCTTTACCCTGGGCCTCGGAATTGGCGTCCTGTTCGGCAGCGACAACCTGATTGTTCAGGAGTCGGTGCCGAAAGAGCACAGCGGCGTTGCCGTAAGCACCATCGGGCTTGTGCAGTCGCTTGGCGCCACGATTGGTCTCAGCGTATTCGGCAGTCTGCTGGCCAGACATATCAAAGAAGGCGTTGCCGGCTACGCCGGTGATCTTCCGGCCGGGGCAACGGAAAACATCGCCTCCGGCGGCATTCCGGCAGGCACAGCCCCGGATCTTATCCTGAAGATTCAAGAAGTCTTTGTTGGCGCGTTCCAGAATTTGTTCTATATTGCATTGGTCTTCAGCGTTATTGCCTTCATCATGTGCTGGTTCCTCGGCAAAGGCGTGCTCTCTAAAGAGAAGGAAGACAGTGAGACATCTGACGCGGATCAGGCGATCAGAAAAACGGCCGAAAACACGGCTTTACACCGGCTTTAA